One genomic region from Flagellimonas oceani encodes:
- a CDS encoding NACHT domain-containing protein, translating into MRQEHYELRYLNKTKDYTSNFSLLGVDNKVLLADEIFRQKKIVLLGNPGIGKTTELKHLFDDLWEKKDESGLIPFFIDLKYFRRANKFEDLILYKDWKSLPNVVFILDSLDEIEHLHDFISEFEIFTTKHTDLGLRYVISCRTNIYEKYLVKISGFQTYYLQNLNFDQAKSILYKKYAIEIDKLSIDEKNKEFIQSPFFLRLFAEFYSKEGRLPTSDSEIWNLYINETINTHKTKYIKKGLILKPILINRLEKVAFINELMQRNYISDAHLYEIFNYEYETFTSNPPLINYNSAQDNWSFEHRQVQEFFVAKVLLNKNLDQILEIIKIDNINAIHPSLFNSITFLINLFDEIDPVRIGLIDWLKENQIEILFKADSDRIDKKIRVNIFQEYFKKECIEKTLWINTRRTFEPDEIGRFGNCKENFDFLLVIVNNFKKYHFRALFSAIELMNFFSPDSYSTSILKKELFDKLKSKDFPIGAKSQILRLIKKHHFVGLDKEYLNRIYDLFKTETNKQLNNNLLLLLSDEENIDQYYEFIKHEYLLAHNIKRRLELDEVLRGNRLILNKLILRIQDPKNFLEIISIYFNNELRPTYANDFEPGLVDKCLSLIKEDPNFIIDLFSEIKDDYRFFRHDEVLEKIVKASNKQSEVISYLLKSSDVDDNRYFISKIVKEENIERLVEELIEGDASQQQIEYFRNNIGNTNSRKLAVYFNDLMEEKGIGFKEEVFSEEKFIRYQEDYNLHIQDNFDILFDKKRLTDEIKNILENYNNEISRERLNELRRNWYEQNGHGNEIDTSLSILENLMFSLNLDVLPFSEVDKIFERDDFFLVDTIRKKIEKHQNKNKELIISKEQKKFIENWSLSMAEKIDFKSIAKATGPTSFSYSYDYKKMETVFYFQKRFGFVLPNDFLLNSIEFYEFDKTGELDESFYYLKSLISDDKMFDKQIVYNLNEKQLLGLSKSKHIEYALKHNLSECFKSIREYLIQGESFFNERTKLEDYVNLTNDKEILLELCFDEESYIYWRSIDLMLKLNINKDFCISCAIQYLDLKKEKFKTDAFKILIELNHIKTYEYLIDALRDEKPFSLYSIKFSHFNNIPSSAKLGELFELIYSTEIDGFESSYYRDFFRALITNLSSNGEDFPKIQEVLHGIKKDLKDKKSDLFHINLLIDDSENAYINSKSKPYTFKQAKKIALELSNDADFLG; encoded by the coding sequence ATGAGACAAGAGCATTACGAATTAAGGTACTTAAATAAAACAAAAGATTACACTAGTAATTTTTCCCTACTTGGTGTGGACAATAAAGTATTGTTGGCTGATGAAATATTCAGGCAAAAAAAGATTGTATTGCTTGGCAATCCAGGTATCGGGAAAACTACTGAGCTAAAACACCTATTCGATGACTTATGGGAAAAAAAGGATGAATCAGGTTTGATCCCATTTTTTATTGACTTAAAATATTTTAGAAGAGCAAATAAGTTTGAAGATTTAATCCTTTATAAAGATTGGAAAAGTCTGCCAAATGTTGTTTTTATTCTAGATAGTTTGGATGAAATAGAGCACTTGCATGATTTTATTTCTGAATTTGAGATTTTCACAACTAAGCATACCGATTTGGGATTAAGATATGTAATTAGTTGTAGAACAAATATTTATGAAAAGTACTTAGTTAAAATTTCAGGGTTCCAAACTTATTATTTACAGAATTTAAACTTTGATCAAGCTAAGTCTATTCTTTACAAGAAATATGCAATCGAAATTGATAAACTATCAATTGATGAAAAAAACAAGGAATTTATTCAGTCACCTTTTTTCCTTCGGCTATTTGCGGAATTTTACAGTAAAGAGGGGAGGCTTCCCACCTCCGATTCTGAAATATGGAATCTATATATTAATGAAACTATAAATACGCATAAAACAAAATATATTAAAAAAGGTTTAATTCTGAAACCTATTCTAATTAATCGTTTGGAGAAAGTTGCATTTATTAATGAGTTAATGCAGAGGAATTATATTAGTGATGCACATCTCTATGAAATATTTAATTATGAATACGAAACCTTTACTTCTAATCCACCATTAATAAATTATAATTCTGCTCAAGATAATTGGAGCTTTGAGCATAGACAAGTGCAAGAATTTTTTGTAGCCAAGGTTTTGTTAAATAAGAACTTAGATCAAATCTTGGAAATCATCAAGATTGATAATATTAACGCTATACACCCCTCCTTGTTTAATTCAATTACTTTTTTGATAAATCTTTTTGATGAAATTGACCCGGTACGTATTGGGTTAATTGATTGGTTGAAAGAGAATCAAATAGAAATTTTGTTTAAGGCGGATTCAGATAGAATAGATAAAAAAATTAGAGTCAACATATTTCAAGAATACTTTAAAAAGGAGTGTATAGAAAAGACCCTATGGATCAATACTCGTAGAACATTCGAACCTGATGAAATTGGTCGTTTTGGTAATTGTAAAGAGAATTTTGATTTTTTATTAGTAATAGTCAATAACTTCAAAAAATATCATTTCAGAGCTCTTTTTTCTGCCATTGAACTTATGAACTTTTTTTCTCCAGATTCTTATTCTACAAGCATTCTAAAGAAAGAATTATTTGATAAGTTAAAGAGTAAAGATTTTCCAATTGGTGCTAAATCTCAAATTTTGAGATTAATAAAAAAGCACCATTTTGTTGGATTGGATAAAGAATATTTGAATCGGATATATGACCTGTTCAAAACTGAAACAAATAAGCAGCTAAATAATAATTTATTACTTCTTCTTTCAGATGAGGAGAATATTGACCAATATTATGAATTCATAAAGCACGAATATTTGCTTGCCCATAATATTAAGAGAAGGTTAGAGTTGGATGAAGTCCTCAGGGGAAATAGATTAATATTAAATAAGTTGATTTTAAGAATCCAAGATCCTAAAAACTTTTTAGAGATTATTTCTATTTATTTTAATAATGAATTGCGACCAACTTATGCTAATGACTTTGAACCAGGATTGGTTGATAAATGCTTAAGCTTAATTAAAGAAGACCCCAACTTTATTATCGACTTATTTTCTGAGATAAAAGATGATTACCGATTTTTCAGGCATGATGAAGTATTGGAAAAAATTGTCAAAGCAAGTAATAAACAGAGCGAGGTAATATCTTATTTATTGAAAAGTAGTGATGTTGATGATAACCGATATTTTATTTCAAAAATTGTTAAAGAAGAAAACATCGAAAGACTTGTTGAAGAGCTAATTGAAGGAGATGCATCTCAACAACAAATAGAATACTTCAGAAATAATATAGGTAATACTAACAGTAGGAAGTTAGCTGTATATTTTAATGATTTAATGGAGGAAAAAGGAATTGGATTCAAGGAAGAGGTTTTTTCTGAAGAAAAATTCATTAGGTATCAAGAGGATTACAATTTGCATATCCAAGACAATTTCGACATCCTATTTGATAAAAAACGATTGACTGATGAAATTAAGAATATACTCGAAAATTATAATAACGAAATAAGTAGAGAAAGGTTAAATGAACTTAGAAGGAATTGGTATGAACAAAATGGTCATGGTAATGAAATTGACACTTCTTTGAGCATTCTGGAAAACCTAATGTTTTCTTTAAACTTGGATGTTCTTCCATTTTCTGAAGTAGACAAAATCTTTGAAAGAGATGACTTTTTTCTTGTTGATACAATAAGGAAAAAAATCGAGAAGCACCAAAATAAGAATAAAGAGCTTATTATTTCGAAGGAACAAAAGAAATTTATAGAAAACTGGTCTCTGTCTATGGCAGAGAAAATTGATTTTAAAAGTATAGCAAAAGCTACGGGGCCAACCTCATTTTCCTATTCCTACGATTATAAGAAAATGGAAACAGTATTTTATTTCCAAAAAAGGTTTGGGTTTGTCTTACCAAATGATTTTTTGCTAAATAGTATTGAGTTTTATGAGTTTGATAAAACAGGCGAATTGGATGAAAGTTTTTACTATTTAAAAAGTCTTATTAGTGACGATAAGATGTTTGATAAGCAAATAGTTTATAACTTGAATGAGAAACAACTGTTGGGTTTATCTAAGTCTAAACATATTGAGTATGCATTAAAGCACAACTTAAGCGAATGCTTCAAAAGTATACGTGAATATCTCATTCAGGGGGAATCATTCTTCAATGAAAGAACCAAACTTGAGGATTATGTAAATCTTACAAATGATAAAGAAATATTATTAGAACTGTGTTTTGATGAAGAAAGTTATATCTATTGGAGATCAATCGATTTGATGTTGAAATTAAACATCAATAAAGATTTTTGCATTTCGTGCGCAATCCAATATTTAGATTTGAAAAAGGAAAAATTTAAAACAGATGCTTTTAAAATCTTAATTGAACTTAATCATATTAAAACTTATGAATATTTGATTGACGCTTTAAGGGATGAAAAACCTTTTTCACTTTATTCAATTAAGTTTTCCCATTTTAATAATATTCCATCCTCTGCCAAACTGGGTGAATTATTTGAATTGATATACTCCACCGAAATAGATGGATTTGAATCTAGCTATTATAGGGATTTTTTTAGGGCTCTTATCACTAATCTATCTTCGAATGGTGAAGATTTCCCAAAGATACAGGAAGTCTTACATGGAATTAAAAAAGATTTAAAGGATAAGAAATCTGATTTATTTCATATCAATTTATTAATTGATGATTCTGAAAACGCTTATATCAACTCAAAATCAAAACCGTATACTTTTAAACAAGCAAAAAAGATTGCATTAGAGTTATCAAATGACGCCGATTTTTTGGGTTAG
- a CDS encoding metallophosphoesterase family protein, with product MRLVHLSDIHLSNSNYHEFVHKYRKALISDLKNFNALKKIDTLLITGDLVDKGGHSLLEIKGFDGYKNPYDIFDEVFIQPILEGVGISKDNILFIPGNHDVNEREFSYYDECELIDKIDESSIESFLKDNQSTFLHNERIKNFKEFERAFHLNNSLYDFSNNHSTYIYNYADEFKIGFILINDSWRCKTRKFIGEEESKIFFGYHQLDYGLEYFETHKTDLNICLFHHSLDDYAEKKEVERILRTKEIELFLYGHYHNTKFEYSYDPFGSCVGIRGRAALNRPEEKISEYQPGYQIIDLDLNSYKVNKIHYRKYIYNGSRFDSDTETALGGIVQDQQVFILRRENRTSKGFDLDREKFYKS from the coding sequence ATGCGACTAGTCCATCTATCTGACATTCATTTATCTAATTCAAATTATCATGAGTTTGTACACAAGTACCGAAAAGCACTTATTTCGGATTTGAAGAACTTTAATGCTCTGAAGAAAATAGATACTTTGTTGATTACTGGTGATTTAGTGGATAAGGGCGGACATTCACTATTGGAGATCAAAGGTTTTGATGGATACAAGAATCCTTACGATATTTTTGATGAAGTCTTCATCCAACCGATATTGGAAGGAGTTGGTATTTCAAAAGATAATATCTTGTTTATTCCTGGAAACCATGATGTTAATGAACGTGAATTTTCATATTATGACGAATGTGAATTAATTGACAAGATTGATGAAAGTAGTATAGAGAGTTTTTTAAAGGACAACCAATCCACATTTCTGCATAATGAAAGAATCAAAAATTTTAAGGAGTTTGAAAGGGCTTTTCATCTCAACAACTCACTATATGATTTTTCAAATAATCATTCTACATATATATATAATTATGCTGATGAATTCAAAATAGGATTCATATTAATAAATGATTCTTGGCGCTGTAAAACAAGAAAGTTTATTGGAGAGGAGGAATCAAAAATATTTTTTGGATACCATCAGTTGGACTACGGCCTAGAATATTTTGAAACTCATAAAACAGATTTAAACATTTGTCTATTCCATCACTCTCTAGATGATTATGCTGAAAAAAAGGAGGTAGAGAGAATTTTAAGGACAAAAGAAATAGAATTGTTCTTGTATGGGCATTACCATAATACAAAGTTTGAATATTCATATGATCCTTTTGGTAGTTGTGTAGGAATTCGTGGAAGGGCGGCCCTTAATAGACCAGAAGAGAAAATTTCGGAATACCAACCTGGTTATCAAATAATTGATTTGGATTTAAATTCATATAAAGTGAATAAAATCCATTATCGTAAATATATCTACAATGGTTCTCGTTTTGATTCAGATACGGAAACGGCGTTAGGGGGGATAGTTCAGGACCAGCAAGTTTTTATTCTGAGGAGAGAAAATCGAACATCAAAAGGATTTGATTTGGATCGTGAAAAGTTTTATAAATCATGA
- a CDS encoding DUF4365 domain-containing protein: MDDFLNRMKLPKGSEKEDLEQISKDKLRPLFDSKKFQIREEMYRDKGVDFDIELKFNGNYTNFRFLIQLKATNTIECNTDKSYSKSIDTSNIQYLLNSGKPSYYILYHEKSKEFYYSNLGDFLKTIGSKEKDWNKQKTNTLRFEKRFNKEVTDKIYQTVLDHGKNFRKLNEKIALSTKDNFGKISITDENLNFYSENELRDQIEQHGLGLINEGNSKLIIKASHSISKNLYTKHPKFNLVLAMAHYHTGNMLESLSNLKDSGKYLNKLEKEDLSLHQYFMAAVKYSLGLLNNREYSDLMDSIEGSSLLQYYIKIEKLSRKHEDNSHDYSLNSYKKELDKILNNKDVPATIINLAQIEYYKFWSLDINIRNLQNLMLLSKEIYSPEVIESGQQITNQITEIQSFHENLRKKIVVDKDYFNYWLLETHRINYHFEAFFIDAIINGENATIISGVEFLLSEVRKIKNKYLQIGHIENQIVCMSYEYEMLEFLNERVDLERLKKEICDLLELYELRDLKRRFDLIQNGSTKLSRLKDFYEESKESYDKTVKKVKSYMEKVAAFDKEDKNRQNLLPSEVYSVELFPLGVFSFSKENLHEFYKILGIEEAELKTQLENMFLFVIPRLNLFKPKIVQEGFLNGILEYEGISSWKLAYERRKKLFEGKFIKRDL, from the coding sequence ATGGATGATTTCCTAAATAGGATGAAATTACCCAAAGGGAGTGAAAAGGAAGATCTTGAACAAATATCCAAGGACAAACTACGTCCATTATTTGATTCTAAAAAGTTTCAAATTAGAGAAGAGATGTATAGAGATAAAGGAGTTGATTTTGATATTGAACTAAAGTTTAATGGAAATTATACCAATTTCAGATTTCTAATACAATTAAAAGCAACTAATACTATTGAGTGCAATACAGACAAATCTTATAGTAAGAGTATTGACACTTCTAATATTCAATACTTATTGAATTCTGGAAAGCCATCTTATTACATCTTGTATCATGAGAAATCAAAGGAATTTTATTATTCCAATTTGGGAGATTTTTTGAAAACAATTGGGAGTAAAGAAAAGGATTGGAATAAACAAAAAACTAACACCTTAAGGTTTGAAAAAAGGTTCAATAAAGAGGTAACGGATAAAATTTATCAAACTGTCCTGGATCATGGGAAAAATTTTAGAAAGCTTAATGAAAAAATAGCCCTTTCAACAAAAGATAACTTTGGAAAAATATCGATTACAGATGAAAATTTAAACTTTTATTCCGAAAACGAACTTAGGGACCAAATAGAGCAACATGGATTGGGTTTAATAAATGAGGGAAACTCAAAACTCATTATTAAAGCATCTCATAGTATTTCGAAAAACCTCTATACAAAGCACCCTAAATTTAATTTAGTTTTGGCAATGGCTCACTATCACACAGGTAATATGCTTGAGTCACTTTCTAACCTAAAGGATTCAGGAAAATATTTAAATAAACTTGAAAAGGAGGATTTAAGCCTTCATCAATATTTTATGGCAGCTGTAAAATATTCACTAGGGCTTTTAAACAATAGAGAATATTCAGATTTAATGGACTCAATTGAGGGTTCTAGTTTGCTTCAATATTATATAAAGATTGAAAAGTTGAGCCGTAAACATGAAGATAATTCGCATGATTATTCCTTGAATTCTTATAAAAAAGAATTAGACAAAATCCTAAATAATAAAGATGTTCCAGCTACCATAATAAATTTGGCCCAAATCGAGTATTACAAATTTTGGTCCTTGGATATTAATATCCGTAATCTCCAAAATCTAATGTTACTAAGCAAAGAGATATACAGTCCAGAGGTCATAGAATCTGGGCAACAAATAACAAATCAAATTACAGAAATTCAGTCCTTTCATGAAAACTTAAGAAAAAAGATAGTTGTTGATAAAGATTATTTTAACTATTGGTTATTAGAAACTCATAGGATTAATTACCATTTTGAAGCATTTTTTATTGATGCCATAATAAATGGAGAGAATGCAACCATTATTAGTGGAGTTGAGTTTTTATTGAGTGAGGTTAGAAAAATAAAAAACAAGTATTTGCAAATAGGACATATAGAAAATCAAATCGTTTGTATGTCCTATGAGTACGAAATGTTGGAGTTTTTAAATGAAAGAGTAGACTTGGAAAGGTTGAAAAAAGAAATATGTGATTTATTAGAACTTTATGAATTAAGAGACTTGAAAAGAAGGTTTGACTTAATTCAAAACGGAAGTACAAAGTTAAGTAGGCTAAAGGATTTCTATGAGGAATCAAAGGAGAGTTACGACAAAACCGTTAAAAAAGTAAAAAGTTATATGGAAAAGGTAGCGGCGTTTGACAAAGAAGACAAAAACAGACAAAATTTGCTACCCTCTGAAGTTTACAGTGTTGAATTGTTCCCATTGGGTGTTTTTTCCTTTTCAAAGGAAAATCTTCACGAGTTTTATAAAATACTTGGTATTGAAGAAGCGGAATTGAAAACACAGCTTGAAAATATGTTCCTATTTGTCATCCCACGTCTTAACCTTTTTAAACCAAAAATAGTTCAGGAAGGTTTTTTAAATGGAATACTCGAATATGAAGGTATTAGTAGTTGGAAACTAGCATACGAAAGAAGAAAAAAATTATTTGAGGGCAAGTTTATTAAACGAGATTTATAA